One Lycium barbarum isolate Lr01 chromosome 5, ASM1917538v2, whole genome shotgun sequence genomic window carries:
- the LOC132642168 gene encoding protein VERNALIZATION 3-like: protein MWNVVMTFVLFIFYFFMKVMVDPDAPSPNNPNLREYLHWLVTDIPATTNTSFGKEVVCYESPRPSMGIHRFVLVLFRQLDRETVYAPGWRQNFNTRDFAELYNLGLPVGRVVPVDVAHKN, encoded by the exons ATGTGGAATGTTGTGATGACATTTgtgctttttattttttatttttttatgaagGTTATGGTGGATCCTGATGCTCCAAGCCCAAACAACCCTAACTTGAGGGAGTATCTACACTG GTTGGTCACAGATATCCCAGCAACTACAAATACAAGCTTTG GCAAAGAAGTTGTATGCTACGAGAGTCCAAGACCTTCAATGGGAATTCATCGGTTTGTTCTCGTGCTATTTCGACAATTGGATCGTGAAACTGTGTATGCCCCAGGTTGGCGTCAGAATTTTAACACAAGAGACTTTGCTGAGCTTTACAATCTTGGTTTGCCTGTAGGGAGAGTGGTACCGGTGGACGTCGcacataaaaattaa